A genomic stretch from Antarcticibacterium flavum includes:
- a CDS encoding APC family permease: MDKPGNLLRVLSLKDAVGVGLGAIIGAGIFVVTGVAAGIAGPAFLISLLLAGTVATFNALSSAQLAAVYPQSGGTYEYGYRLLNPYMGFAAGWMFLMSKLAAGSVVAIGFGSYFYLLLPYGSPLALSIAAVFMLTLANFFGIKKTGYLNLFIVGLTILALIYFAVSGLPEIDENNFIPFAPFGLSGIAEATALLFFAFTGYARIATLAEEVKEPEITIPRAVIITIASAIILYVLVSLVAVGVVGAEAMAFNKSPLQLVASSMRTPGISAVITLGASTAMLGVLLSQILGISRMMLAMGRRQDLFPMLERVHSKYQVPHLGILFTGLIIVALCLFGTFEFILASAAFTILLYYSITNIAAYVQPKNERRFGLVVPVLGLLGCLLIALSLDAKVMLSGISLLLLGFIIRFLVKRFI; the protein is encoded by the coding sequence ATGGATAAACCAGGAAATCTCCTAAGGGTCCTTTCCTTAAAAGATGCAGTAGGTGTAGGTCTGGGAGCCATTATTGGTGCCGGTATATTTGTAGTTACGGGAGTAGCTGCGGGAATTGCAGGACCGGCCTTTTTAATAAGTTTGCTATTGGCCGGGACTGTGGCAACATTCAATGCCCTCAGCTCTGCACAACTGGCAGCAGTTTATCCTCAATCTGGAGGAACTTATGAATATGGCTACAGGCTACTAAATCCCTATATGGGATTTGCTGCCGGCTGGATGTTCTTAATGAGTAAACTCGCTGCAGGCAGTGTAGTGGCAATTGGCTTCGGAAGTTATTTTTACCTGCTTTTACCCTACGGATCTCCCCTGGCACTTTCAATTGCAGCTGTGTTTATGCTAACTCTCGCAAATTTCTTCGGAATAAAAAAAACCGGCTATCTTAATTTGTTTATCGTAGGATTAACTATCCTGGCCCTTATTTATTTTGCCGTAAGTGGATTACCTGAAATTGATGAAAATAATTTCATCCCTTTTGCTCCTTTCGGGCTGTCTGGTATTGCTGAAGCCACAGCTTTATTATTTTTTGCATTCACAGGCTATGCCCGTATTGCCACTCTGGCCGAAGAGGTAAAAGAACCGGAAATAACTATTCCCAGGGCGGTTATAATTACCATCGCCAGTGCTATCATTTTATATGTGTTAGTATCCCTGGTAGCTGTTGGGGTAGTTGGCGCAGAGGCTATGGCTTTTAATAAATCTCCTCTCCAACTGGTTGCAAGCTCCATGAGGACACCCGGAATTTCCGCAGTAATAACACTGGGGGCTTCAACAGCCATGTTAGGGGTCCTGCTAAGCCAGATCCTTGGAATAAGCAGGATGATGCTTGCCATGGGACGCAGGCAGGATCTCTTCCCTATGCTGGAGCGAGTGCATTCCAAATATCAGGTTCCCCATCTTGGAATTCTTTTCACCGGGCTTATCATAGTGGCTCTATGCCTCTTCGGGACATTTGAATTCATCCTCGCCTCTGCCGCTTTTACAATATTGTTATATTATAGTATTACGAATATTGCCGCCTATGTCCAGCCAAAAAATGAACGCAGATTTGGATTAGTAGTTCCTGTCCTGGGACTGTTAGGCTGCCTTCTTATAGCTTTATCCCTCGATGCAAAAGTGATGCTTTCAGGCATCAGTCTGCTTCTCCTGGGTTTCATAATTCGGTTCCTGGTTAAAAGGTTTATTTAG
- a CDS encoding DUF1853 family protein, which translates to MENREWFQFLGFLSTPPLWLENEVFNLDQFTLPPVEFNRPSNLKEEIPSLESNFVLGKRIESFYSLVLQKSKPYSIIAQGMQIFSDKITLGELDFLLQKTGKEEVIHLEVVYKFYIYDPNINGELEKWIGPNRKDTLLKKLNKLEQKQLPLLYREETLRATAALDIAGKAVKQQVSFLAHLFLPKDLQQRDVPCINPECLSGTWIHKSDFTKEDYGDCKFFIPLKQDWPIDPSKNDTWHSFQEIMPQVQRSLEAKKSPLIWMNDKSGIFERFFIVWWSK; encoded by the coding sequence ATGGAAAATAGAGAATGGTTTCAATTCCTGGGGTTTCTTTCTACCCCTCCGCTTTGGTTAGAAAATGAAGTCTTTAACTTAGACCAATTTACTCTTCCCCCTGTAGAATTTAATAGGCCTTCAAATCTTAAGGAGGAAATACCTTCTCTGGAGTCAAATTTTGTCCTGGGAAAACGCATTGAAAGCTTTTACAGTCTAGTCCTTCAAAAATCTAAACCCTATTCTATCATAGCACAGGGAATGCAGATCTTTAGTGATAAAATAACCCTTGGCGAATTGGATTTTCTTCTGCAAAAAACGGGAAAGGAAGAAGTAATACATCTGGAGGTAGTATATAAGTTCTATATATATGACCCGAATATAAATGGGGAACTGGAAAAATGGATAGGACCAAATCGAAAAGATACCTTGCTTAAGAAGCTGAATAAACTGGAACAAAAACAATTACCGTTGCTTTATAGGGAAGAAACTTTAAGAGCGACTGCAGCCCTGGACATAGCCGGCAAGGCTGTAAAACAACAGGTTTCATTTCTTGCCCATTTATTCCTTCCCAAAGATTTACAACAAAGAGACGTTCCCTGCATCAATCCCGAGTGTCTGTCTGGAACATGGATACATAAAAGTGATTTCACAAAAGAAGATTACGGGGATTGCAAATTCTTTATTCCGCTAAAGCAGGACTGGCCCATTGATCCTTCAAAAAATGATACATGGCATTCTTTTCAGGAAATAATGCCACAGGTTCAAAGATCACTCGAAGCAAAAAAATCACCCTTAATATGGATGAATGATAAATCGGGAATATTTGAGCGATTTTTTATAGTTTGGTGGTCCAAATAA
- a CDS encoding NYN domain-containing protein, translated as MENKLAVLIDGDNIPSAYIKEMMEEIAKYGNPTIKRIYGDWTKPHLAKWKAVLLENAINPIQQYGYTQGKNATDSAMIIDAMDILYSDRVDGFCLVSSDSDFTRLATRLREAGKNVIGIGEKKTPEPFIVACDKFIYIEILKGTGRESGQEPSKGKTSKKDDVDKITPKVIKLLSSTISDVADEDGWAFLGDVGSLLQKKQPNFDSRNYGFQKLTPMINSINKFEIESRENQKGRFKLIYVRNKD; from the coding sequence ATGGAAAATAAACTTGCAGTTCTAATTGATGGGGACAATATCCCCTCTGCATATATCAAGGAAATGATGGAGGAAATAGCCAAATACGGCAACCCAACTATTAAACGGATATATGGGGACTGGACCAAGCCACATCTTGCAAAATGGAAAGCAGTATTATTAGAAAATGCTATTAATCCAATACAACAATACGGATATACCCAGGGAAAGAATGCAACAGATTCTGCAATGATCATAGATGCCATGGACATTCTTTATTCAGACAGGGTTGACGGGTTCTGCCTGGTCTCAAGTGATAGTGATTTTACAAGACTTGCAACCAGATTAAGGGAAGCAGGGAAAAATGTAATAGGAATAGGAGAAAAGAAAACTCCCGAACCATTTATAGTTGCTTGTGACAAATTTATATATATCGAGATCCTTAAAGGTACAGGCCGTGAAAGCGGGCAGGAACCAAGTAAGGGAAAAACCTCGAAAAAGGATGATGTAGATAAGATCACTCCAAAAGTCATAAAATTGCTCTCCAGCACAATCTCTGATGTTGCCGATGAAGACGGGTGGGCATTCCTTGGAGATGTGGGAAGTTTACTTCAAAAGAAGCAGCCCAATTTTGACTCAAGGAATTATGGCTTTCAAAAGCTAACCCCAATGATCAATTCTATCAATAAATTTGAAATTGAATCCAGGGAAAACCAGAAGGGACGTTTCAAACTTATATATGTGCGGAATAAAGATTAA
- a CDS encoding baeRF7 domain-containing protein, protein MSILSKEEFLDLAQFNNEICVSIFIPTHRGGKEVLEEQNSLHLKSQWKEIKDKLSEKGISKERIATIGEPINKLIDDKSFWRHQSDGLAIFASEGILKKYTLPINFEAHHYIAKEFYLKPLAPIFSGNGRFYILELQIFNVALYEATRYSIGKVDVEDLTPSRLEDRVGYDYEDQNRKHKTQHNMGGVATQHGYEPATRERKDEFLRFFRAVDQGLDTILHDEKVPLVVACQDYLFPIYQEANTYKNLYQKCVPGNPSDYRNMLDLHAKTIETLEPFFEKEKNEKLKEFNELPPERTSTKITDILPSIIEGKVDTLFLENREDIFGTFNEENMKVEIQDGQTEDNVSLMNLAAKKVMEQGGSIFLLESAFMPEKESKMNALLRYNY, encoded by the coding sequence ATGTCTATACTTAGTAAAGAGGAATTTTTAGATTTGGCACAATTTAACAATGAGATATGTGTATCCATTTTTATCCCAACCCATAGAGGTGGAAAAGAAGTTTTAGAAGAACAAAATTCCCTGCATCTTAAATCTCAATGGAAAGAAATAAAGGATAAACTTTCAGAAAAAGGAATATCCAAAGAAAGAATTGCAACTATTGGGGAGCCAATCAATAAATTAATTGATGACAAAAGTTTTTGGAGGCATCAGTCTGATGGGCTCGCGATATTTGCTTCTGAAGGGATCCTGAAAAAGTATACGCTTCCAATTAATTTTGAAGCACATCATTACATAGCCAAAGAATTTTATCTTAAACCGCTGGCCCCGATATTTTCTGGCAATGGCCGATTTTATATCCTGGAATTGCAAATTTTTAATGTCGCCTTATATGAGGCTACAAGATATAGCATAGGAAAGGTTGATGTAGAGGACCTTACCCCATCCCGTCTTGAAGACAGGGTAGGCTATGATTATGAAGACCAGAACCGGAAGCATAAAACCCAGCATAATATGGGCGGGGTAGCTACACAACATGGATATGAACCTGCAACCCGCGAAAGAAAGGATGAATTCCTTAGGTTTTTCAGGGCTGTAGACCAGGGCCTTGATACTATATTGCATGATGAGAAAGTACCTTTGGTGGTGGCTTGCCAGGATTATCTTTTCCCTATATACCAGGAAGCAAATACTTATAAAAACCTATATCAAAAATGTGTACCCGGTAACCCTTCAGATTACAGGAACATGCTGGACTTACATGCCAAAACAATTGAGACTCTGGAGCCATTCTTCGAAAAGGAGAAGAATGAAAAACTTAAGGAGTTTAACGAATTGCCGCCGGAGCGTACCTCAACAAAGATAACAGATATCCTTCCCTCTATTATAGAAGGAAAGGTGGATACTCTTTTCCTGGAAAACCGGGAAGATATCTTTGGAACCTTTAATGAGGAGAATATGAAAGTAGAGATCCAGGACGGGCAAACAGAGGATAATGTTTCCCTAATGAACCTGGCGGCCAAGAAAGTAATGGAACAGGGAGGCTCGATCTTCCTTCTTGAATCGGCTTTTATGCCTGAAAAAGAATCGAAAATGAACGCCTTGCTGCGTTATAATTACTAG
- a CDS encoding pirin family protein has translation MRTIKKIHTAEYRPIADLKTYSPMPTRDLEMIDPFLFLNHHGPQTYGPNNNGLPFGPHPHRGMETVTFILDGDISHKDSGGHESVIYSGGVQWMTAGSGLLHAEVSSSDFKKFGGDLEILQLWVNLPAKLKMTEPRYEGLQQDEIPTTVFDEGKINASVVSGNFEGTKGAFDILTDITLTTINFKENSKLELKVPKDKNIFFYLIKGEVRVNQQIVQSLHLVEFQNDDEELQIEALADSTLLFGFAKPFNEPVVARGPFVMNTMQEINQAYDDFQAGRLGRWQD, from the coding sequence ATGCGAACCATTAAAAAGATACATACTGCAGAGTACCGGCCAATAGCCGACCTTAAAACCTATTCCCCCATGCCTACCAGGGATCTCGAAATGATAGATCCCTTTCTTTTCCTTAACCACCATGGGCCGCAAACTTATGGCCCCAATAATAATGGTTTGCCATTTGGCCCGCACCCGCACCGGGGCATGGAGACCGTGACTTTTATCCTCGACGGGGATATCTCTCATAAAGATTCCGGGGGACATGAGAGCGTCATATACAGCGGCGGGGTACAATGGATGACAGCAGGCAGCGGATTGCTACACGCAGAAGTTTCTTCCAGTGATTTTAAAAAATTTGGCGGTGACCTGGAGATCCTGCAATTGTGGGTTAATTTACCGGCAAAACTTAAAATGACAGAACCGCGTTATGAAGGATTGCAACAGGATGAAATCCCTACTACAGTTTTTGATGAGGGAAAAATAAATGCCAGCGTGGTTTCCGGAAATTTTGAGGGAACTAAAGGTGCTTTTGATATCCTCACAGATATTACCCTTACCACCATTAATTTTAAAGAGAACTCAAAACTGGAGCTAAAGGTCCCGAAGGATAAAAATATATTCTTCTATCTTATAAAAGGCGAGGTAAGGGTAAACCAGCAAATAGTACAATCTCTCCACCTGGTGGAATTTCAAAACGACGATGAAGAACTTCAAATTGAAGCCCTTGCAGACAGCACTCTTTTATTCGGATTTGCAAAACCCTTTAATGAGCCAGTTGTAGCCCGTGGCCCTTTTGTGATGAATACCATGCAGGAGATCAACCAGGCCTACGATGACTTCCAGGCCGGCAGACTTGGCAGGTGGCAGGATTAG
- a CDS encoding catalase — protein sequence MDKGERNDKETNKKLDDLEKEKKDGTGEFLTTSTGVKVNDTQNQLTAGDRGPTLMEDFIFREKMQHFDHERIPERVVHPRGSGAHGYFQVYESMKEYTKAGFLQDPSKKTPVFVRFSTVVGFRGSTDLARDVRGFATKFYTEEGNYDLVGNNMPVFFIQDAMKFPDLVHAIKPEPDSQTPQASAAHDTFWDFASLMPESMHMLMWVTSDRAIPRSLRMMEGFGVHTFRFINEEGKATFVKFHWKPLLGAHGVLWDEAQKIGGKNPDFHRMDLWNAIEDGNYPEWELGVQLVPEEDEHKFDFDLLDPTKIIPEELVPVKRIGKMTLNRNPDNFFAETEQVAFHPGHVVPGIDFTNDPLLQGRLFSYLDTQLIRLGGPNFNEIPINRPIAPMHNNQRDGFMRQQINKGTHYHPNSIGGGCPFQAKMSEGGFVHHAEKVEGNKIRTRSKSFLDFFSQATLFYNSQTDVEKKHIIDAFGFELGKVKRIEIRERMVGLLTQVDQGLARGVAKKLGMDPVPQPEKPMNKGVPADAGPEEFEPIHVEQSIKSSNALSMLKNLVEFIASRKVALLCGDGVDSSSLDNIKKALEEKGATVKIVAPHSGKLRTSSGEMMIDESFITTSSVLFDAVFVPGGEESIKALKEDGEAIHFLDEAFKHCKAIGSDGGKGLLEETHFWKKLTANEMMEKGIVLDKDPSEFITAVGKHRFWNRERADSIPA from the coding sequence ATGGATAAAGGAGAAAGAAATGACAAGGAAACAAACAAAAAACTTGATGACCTGGAAAAGGAAAAAAAGGATGGCACAGGAGAATTTTTAACTACTTCTACCGGTGTGAAGGTCAATGATACCCAAAACCAGTTAACCGCCGGAGACAGGGGGCCTACCTTAATGGAGGATTTCATCTTTCGGGAAAAAATGCAACATTTTGATCACGAAAGGATTCCGGAAAGAGTAGTACATCCAAGAGGATCTGGAGCCCACGGTTATTTTCAGGTTTATGAGTCCATGAAAGAATATACAAAAGCGGGTTTCCTGCAGGATCCATCTAAAAAAACACCTGTCTTTGTGAGATTCTCTACCGTAGTAGGATTTAGAGGTTCTACAGACCTTGCAAGGGATGTTAGGGGATTCGCAACGAAATTCTATACTGAAGAAGGAAACTATGACCTGGTAGGCAATAATATGCCTGTCTTTTTTATTCAGGATGCAATGAAATTTCCAGATCTTGTACATGCTATTAAACCAGAGCCCGATAGTCAAACCCCGCAGGCTTCTGCAGCTCACGATACCTTCTGGGATTTTGCGTCATTAATGCCAGAGTCCATGCATATGCTTATGTGGGTAACATCAGACAGGGCAATACCAAGAAGCTTAAGAATGATGGAAGGCTTTGGAGTTCATACCTTTAGATTTATCAACGAAGAAGGAAAAGCTACATTCGTAAAATTTCACTGGAAACCTTTACTCGGTGCCCATGGGGTGCTTTGGGATGAAGCTCAGAAAATAGGAGGTAAAAACCCCGATTTTCACAGGATGGACCTTTGGAATGCCATTGAAGATGGAAATTATCCTGAATGGGAACTGGGTGTACAACTAGTGCCGGAAGAAGACGAACATAAATTTGATTTTGACCTTTTAGATCCTACCAAGATCATCCCAGAGGAGCTTGTACCGGTTAAGCGGATTGGAAAGATGACCCTTAATCGCAATCCAGATAATTTCTTTGCAGAGACCGAGCAGGTAGCATTTCACCCAGGACACGTGGTGCCGGGGATTGACTTTACGAATGACCCCTTGTTACAAGGAAGGTTATTCTCGTATCTGGATACTCAATTGATAAGGCTGGGTGGGCCCAATTTTAATGAGATCCCCATCAACCGGCCAATTGCTCCTATGCATAATAATCAACGGGATGGTTTTATGAGGCAACAAATAAATAAAGGTACCCATTATCATCCTAATTCAATTGGAGGTGGTTGTCCTTTCCAGGCAAAGATGAGTGAAGGCGGATTTGTACATCATGCAGAGAAAGTTGAAGGCAATAAGATTAGGACCCGTAGTAAAAGTTTCCTGGATTTCTTTAGCCAGGCAACCCTTTTCTATAATAGCCAGACAGATGTTGAGAAGAAGCATATAATTGATGCCTTTGGATTTGAATTAGGTAAGGTTAAAAGAATCGAAATAAGGGAGAGAATGGTAGGCCTGCTTACACAGGTGGACCAGGGACTAGCCCGGGGTGTTGCAAAAAAACTGGGAATGGACCCGGTGCCGCAACCAGAGAAACCTATGAATAAAGGTGTACCAGCAGATGCCGGCCCGGAGGAATTTGAACCTATACACGTGGAGCAATCCATTAAATCATCAAATGCTTTAAGTATGCTTAAGAATCTGGTGGAATTTATTGCCAGTAGAAAAGTGGCTTTATTGTGTGGAGATGGAGTAGATTCCTCCTCTCTGGATAACATTAAAAAGGCGCTTGAGGAGAAAGGTGCAACGGTGAAAATAGTAGCCCCGCATTCAGGAAAACTAAGGACATCCTCGGGGGAAATGATGATAGACGAGAGCTTTATCACCACCAGTTCTGTATTATTTGATGCTGTATTTGTTCCCGGTGGCGAGGAAAGTATTAAAGCCCTCAAAGAGGATGGAGAAGCAATCCATTTCCTTGATGAAGCTTTTAAGCATTGTAAAGCTATAGGAAGCGACGGCGGGAAAGGTCTTCTGGAAGAAACTCACTTTTGGAAAAAACTTACAGCCAATGAAATGATGGAGAAAGGGATCGTTCTTGATAAAGATCCTTCAGAATTTATTACTGCAGTTGGAAAACACCGTTTCTGGAACAGGGAAAGAGCCGATTCAATCCCGGCCTGA
- a CDS encoding porin, whose product MFKRLILLLVVLLFSTTTWSQNDTLPYQKSTTKWFENINLGGYVQARYNRLFETNPQLGCAQCDGSWGEGNGFSLRRVRLKFSGNIGDYVYFYIQPDFASSAAGGIHYGQLRDAYFDVSLDKKREYRFRIGQSKVPFGFENMQSSQNRIPLDRNDALNSSIRNERELGVFFYWAPEKIRKRFSMLTREGLKGSGDYGVFGFGVFNGQTGNAPELNNDLHVVARLSYPFQIGRQIIEPGIQGYTGQYQMPAGNLSPGVMVDPDLNYLDQRVAATFVLYPQPFGIQAEYNFGRGPEFNKETGAIEETPLHGGYATLTYKTVIGNQLFYPFTRYHYYDGGKKFERDARSYEVSELEVGIEWRPVKAFELVAMYTFSSRRYEDFLLQDNLQEGSLLRLQAQVNF is encoded by the coding sequence ATGTTTAAAAGGTTAATTCTACTGCTGGTAGTACTTTTATTTTCAACTACGACCTGGTCGCAAAATGATACTTTACCCTATCAAAAATCCACCACCAAATGGTTTGAAAACATCAATCTGGGAGGATATGTGCAGGCACGTTATAACAGGCTTTTTGAAACCAACCCCCAATTGGGTTGCGCCCAATGTGACGGAAGCTGGGGTGAAGGAAACGGATTTTCTCTTAGAAGGGTACGTCTAAAGTTTTCGGGAAATATTGGTGATTATGTATATTTCTATATTCAACCAGATTTTGCCAGTTCTGCCGCAGGAGGTATACATTACGGGCAATTAAGGGATGCATATTTCGATGTAAGCCTGGATAAGAAACGTGAGTATCGATTCAGAATAGGACAAAGCAAGGTTCCATTTGGATTTGAGAACATGCAATCCAGTCAAAACAGGATCCCTCTTGATCGTAATGATGCTCTTAACAGTTCTATTAGAAATGAGCGGGAACTGGGTGTATTCTTCTATTGGGCGCCAGAGAAAATACGAAAACGCTTTTCTATGTTGACCCGGGAAGGTCTAAAAGGATCTGGTGATTACGGTGTTTTTGGGTTTGGTGTCTTCAACGGCCAAACCGGAAATGCCCCAGAATTAAATAATGATCTACATGTGGTTGCCCGCCTCTCCTACCCCTTTCAAATTGGCCGACAAATAATTGAGCCGGGGATACAGGGTTATACAGGACAATATCAAATGCCGGCTGGTAATTTAAGTCCCGGGGTTATGGTGGACCCAGACCTTAATTATCTCGATCAAAGAGTGGCAGCAACCTTTGTACTTTATCCACAACCATTCGGGATCCAGGCAGAATACAATTTTGGACGCGGCCCCGAGTTCAATAAGGAAACAGGTGCAATTGAAGAAACTCCACTTCATGGTGGATACGCCACACTTACATATAAAACAGTTATAGGAAACCAGCTATTCTACCCTTTTACCCGTTACCACTATTATGACGGAGGTAAGAAATTTGAACGTGATGCCCGTAGCTATGAAGTAAGTGAATTGGAAGTAGGAATTGAATGGAGACCTGTTAAAGCCTTTGAACTGGTAGCTATGTATACTTTCTCTTCAAGAAGGTATGAAGATTTCCTGCTACAGGATAATTTGCAGGAAGGTAGCCTACTAAGGCTGCAGGCACAGGTAAACTTTTAA
- a CDS encoding AI-2E family transporter — protein MELSRGKSILLTATLFIVGSYFLILSLIKAQGFLAPLVMAIVLALLMIPLAKKIEKTKINRAFASLICTFILFLISLGIFAVLSFQVKNFVDDWEEIKEQMQPKIEQAEEYIYEHTNLSKEDFEEYKEQNNLSTLASSGSSGERAFSFMKKVVDFISNYLLTFIYIFFLINYRNRFKNFFLRLVSKEQQQNARKIIHRTATIVQQYLVGKAFLIVFLSVLYSVGLGFSGVDNFILISFIAAFLSLIPFIGNIIGFMLALVFGFLTTGETTVLIGIIITFTLVQFIESYILEPYVVGDKVNLHPFLVILAIIAGNMIWGVMGMILAIPVLGILNVILRHVKPLKPFGYLLSTDKQNDKD, from the coding sequence ATGGAACTATCCAGAGGAAAAAGTATTTTACTTACAGCCACCTTATTTATTGTAGGTTCTTATTTTTTAATTCTAAGTTTAATTAAGGCCCAGGGTTTTCTTGCCCCACTTGTAATGGCCATTGTCCTGGCCCTGCTTATGATCCCGCTGGCAAAAAAAATTGAAAAAACTAAAATCAACAGGGCATTTGCCTCTCTAATTTGCACATTTATTCTATTCCTTATCTCTCTGGGTATTTTTGCAGTTCTCTCCTTCCAGGTTAAGAATTTTGTAGATGACTGGGAAGAAATAAAGGAACAAATGCAGCCAAAAATTGAACAGGCTGAAGAATATATTTACGAACACACGAATTTATCTAAAGAAGATTTTGAGGAATATAAGGAACAGAATAATCTCTCCACATTGGCTTCCAGTGGTAGCAGTGGGGAGCGTGCTTTTTCCTTTATGAAAAAAGTTGTGGATTTTATAAGTAACTATCTTCTCACATTTATTTATATCTTCTTTCTTATAAACTACAGGAATAGATTTAAAAATTTCTTTTTAAGACTTGTCTCCAAAGAGCAGCAACAAAATGCAAGGAAGATTATTCATCGCACAGCTACCATAGTACAGCAATACCTCGTAGGGAAAGCTTTTTTAATTGTTTTTCTTTCCGTCTTATACAGTGTGGGGTTGGGATTCTCTGGCGTGGATAATTTTATACTTATTTCTTTCATTGCAGCATTTCTCTCTCTTATACCATTTATAGGTAACATTATAGGATTTATGCTTGCCCTTGTGTTTGGTTTTCTTACCACCGGGGAAACTACAGTTTTAATAGGCATAATTATCACCTTCACATTGGTGCAGTTTATAGAAAGCTATATTCTTGAGCCTTATGTGGTAGGAGATAAGGTAAACCTCCACCCTTTTTTGGTTATTCTTGCTATTATCGCAGGAAATATGATATGGGGGGTTATGGGTATGATCCTGGCAATTCCAGTATTAGGGATTTTAAATGTGATCTTACGTCACGTGAAACCTTTAAAACCTTTCGGCTATCTCTTAAGTACTGATAAGCAGAATGATAAAGATTAA
- the hisIE gene encoding bifunctional phosphoribosyl-AMP cyclohydrolase/phosphoribosyl-ATP diphosphatase HisIE yields MIIDFNKNKDGLVPAIIQDSLTKTVLMLGYMNDAALQKTRETGKVTFYSRTKERLWTKGEESGNFLILEEIKVDCDNDTLLITVKPQGPTCHKGTDTCWGEKNEQHFGFISNLEGIITHRKMQSEKSPETRDEKNSYVVSLFDSGINKIAQKVGEEAVETVIEAKDNNDDLFLNESADLFFHYLILLQAKGFKLQDIVKILEKRH; encoded by the coding sequence ATGATCATAGATTTTAATAAGAATAAAGACGGACTCGTGCCTGCAATCATTCAGGACTCCTTGACTAAAACGGTATTGATGCTGGGCTATATGAATGACGCAGCATTACAGAAGACCAGGGAAACAGGAAAGGTTACATTTTATAGCAGGACAAAGGAAAGATTGTGGACCAAAGGTGAGGAAAGTGGAAATTTCCTGATACTTGAGGAAATTAAGGTAGATTGTGACAACGATACTCTATTGATCACTGTGAAACCTCAGGGGCCAACCTGCCATAAGGGTACAGATACTTGCTGGGGAGAAAAGAATGAGCAGCACTTTGGTTTCATTTCCAATCTAGAGGGGATCATTACTCACAGAAAGATGCAGAGTGAAAAAAGCCCTGAGACCAGAGATGAAAAAAATAGTTACGTAGTTTCACTTTTTGATTCAGGCATCAATAAAATTGCCCAGAAAGTGGGGGAGGAAGCCGTGGAAACGGTAATTGAGGCCAAGGATAATAATGACGACCTCTTTCTTAATGAAAGTGCCGATCTATTTTTCCATTACCTCATATTACTGCAGGCAAAAGGATTTAAACTTCAGGATATAGTAAAAATCCTGGAAAAGAGACATTAA
- the hisF gene encoding imidazole glycerol phosphate synthase subunit HisF, translated as MLTKRIIPCLDIKNGRTVKGVNFLDLRDAGDPVELAALYAEGGADELVFLDISATEEKRRTLADLVLKVAERVNIPFTVGGGISSIEDVDILLQNGADKVSINSSAVKNPQLINDLAAKFGSQCITVAIDAKEVDGEWLVHLVGGKQPTSINLFDWAKEVEQRGAGEILFTSMNNDGTKEGFANKALARLSQELNIPIIASGGAGNIEHFCDAFVEGKADAALAASVFHFKEIEIKDLKEALKRKGVEVRL; from the coding sequence ATGCTGACAAAAAGAATAATTCCCTGCCTTGATATTAAGAACGGCAGGACCGTAAAAGGTGTAAATTTCCTGGACCTTAGGGATGCGGGAGATCCCGTGGAATTGGCTGCGCTGTATGCAGAAGGCGGGGCAGACGAGCTGGTTTTTCTCGATATATCAGCTACTGAAGAGAAAAGACGGACCCTGGCAGATCTAGTGCTTAAAGTAGCAGAACGAGTAAATATTCCGTTCACTGTGGGTGGGGGGATCTCATCCATTGAAGATGTGGATATCCTTCTTCAGAACGGGGCAGACAAGGTTTCCATAAACTCTTCAGCAGTAAAGAATCCGCAGCTTATTAATGATCTGGCAGCCAAGTTTGGCAGCCAGTGTATCACCGTGGCAATAGATGCCAAGGAAGTTGATGGGGAATGGCTGGTGCATTTGGTAGGGGGGAAGCAACCTACAAGCATAAACCTTTTTGACTGGGCTAAGGAAGTTGAACAAAGAGGGGCAGGGGAGATCCTTTTCACCTCGATGAATAATGACGGTACAAAAGAAGGATTTGCAAATAAGGCGCTTGCAAGATTATCACAGGAATTGAATATTCCAATCATTGCATCTGGCGGTGCTGGAAATATTGAGCATTTTTGTGATGCTTTCGTGGAAGGAAAGGCCGATGCTGCTCTTGCTGCCAGTGTTTTTCACTTCAAGGAAATCGAAATAAAAGACCTTAAGGAAGCTTTGAAGAGAAAAGGTGTTGAGGTGAGACTTTGA